A region of the Lusitaniella coriacea LEGE 07157 genome:
CCTACCTGGTCAGATTTTTAAGATGTCCAGTCTTTGGGCAAGGGTGATAAAGAACTGGAACAAGAAGGATGTTCTTCTATTCTCAGATGGCGTTTCGGCTGAACTACTGCCTGTCTCTGGCGGTGGATGGCAAAAAGGGAAACTCCGTCTCCGCCTTGAGTTCGTCCCAGACTCCCCCCCAGAGG
Encoded here:
- a CDS encoding KGK domain-containing protein; translation: MSSLWARVIKNWNKKDVLLFSDGVSAELLPVSGGGWQKGKLRLRLEFVPDSPPEENAELLLAEGEEPESDPAVEGGENLG